In Longimicrobium sp., the genomic window GAGCGCACGTCCACCAACGCACCTCCGGCGCGGTACCTCGGGAAATACGGCGGCAAGCCCAGTGGCTCGTTCGGAAGCCGGAGGAAGAGCACCAGTGCGCCCGCCATCGCGAAAAAGAAGGCAACCAGGCCGTGTGCAAGCACGATCATCAGGTGGAATCCAATCCCGGCCCACAGGAATCTCGTACGCCACGCAGATGGCATCAGCAGTGCAAACGCAAGAAGCACCTCAAAACCGATCGGACCCCAGGTAGCCAACATCACCACTCCGGGGCGAGACAGGAGATCCGAGGCCGCCTCGTGCAGCGGCTCCATCACCCCGAAGACGGGGTGTGTGACCCAGTAGTATGCGGCCGTGCCGTCGGCCCATTCGGTAACGCCCAGCTTGGAGACGCCTGCCTGGAGGTAAACGATGCACACCTGGATCTTCGCCATCACCAAGGCAGAACTCGCGATGATAGCGACGCCCAGCGCCGTCCGGGTGGGACGCCGCCGGGGGGCCCGGTCCCAGTGCCACACGCGCGAATCGGCAAGCGCGACCGGGATCATCAGCATCGTAAGTACCACGGCCAGCTGGTCGCCGCCTTCCGGAGCGGCCGTCGAGGCCATGAAGCTCGCCGAAACGTA contains:
- a CDS encoding sporulation-delaying protein SdpB family protein, with product MGLGEVPPQNGNARAHHRTQHPLHRSETLVRRAPWWFTPWSNVYGTARTLVALGTLVSLAFNSPEAMFYPLGPEYAGMYPQHPWLRYSLFDLFPPESVHLAQYVAIGVLLLVASGWRPRLTAIPHWYVSASFMASTAAPEGGDQLAVVLTMLMIPVALADSRVWHWDRAPRRRPTRTALGVAIIASSALVMAKIQVCIVYLQAGVSKLGVTEWADGTAAYYWVTHPVFGVMEPLHEAASDLLSRPGVVMLATWGPIGFEVLLAFALLMPSAWRTRFLWAGIGFHLMIVLAHGLVAFFFAMAGALVLFLRLPNEPLGLPPYFPRYRAGGALVDVRSLRLVRWRQGGVAALRTATDSRYMAND